Proteins from a genomic interval of Pseudomonas anuradhapurensis:
- a CDS encoding FecR domain-containing protein, producing the protein MPTPDSTPAQAHVDQAIDWLVKLRFDRPSPRLQQQFQQWLASHPHNPLAWQRVSRLGDELAGLPNDLSRRTLDTCQRQRSSRRDHLKLLAVLTVGGSLGWAAREPLGLPQLLADSRTATGERRQLQGSDGSHIQLNTASAIDLHFDAGQRRLQLLRGEISLDSNPNDKRPFRIDTRVGPMTTLDGQLLLRENDHGLLLAVRRGDVTLFPASASPRRVLPGETLQVWASGSFQAVTLRSDPWGWTDGVLSVQQMPLGEFIAELARYRPGLLRCAPEVAGLAVSGTYQLNDTGQILQLLTRSLPVRVDYHTRYWVSIDAA; encoded by the coding sequence ATGCCGACGCCTGACAGCACGCCCGCGCAGGCGCATGTCGACCAGGCGATCGATTGGCTGGTGAAGTTGCGCTTCGACCGCCCCAGCCCGCGTCTGCAGCAGCAGTTCCAGCAGTGGTTGGCCAGCCATCCGCATAACCCCCTGGCCTGGCAGCGGGTCAGCCGCCTCGGCGACGAGCTGGCCGGGCTGCCCAACGACCTGAGCCGGCGCACCCTGGATACCTGCCAGCGGCAGCGCAGCAGCCGTCGCGACCACCTCAAGCTATTGGCCGTGCTGACCGTGGGCGGCAGCCTGGGCTGGGCCGCGCGTGAACCGTTGGGCCTGCCTCAGCTGCTGGCCGACAGCCGTACCGCCACCGGCGAGCGCCGCCAGTTGCAAGGCAGCGATGGCAGCCACATCCAGCTCAACACCGCCAGCGCCATCGACCTGCACTTCGACGCCGGGCAACGCCGGCTGCAACTGCTGCGCGGCGAGATAAGCCTGGACAGCAACCCCAACGACAAGCGCCCATTCCGCATCGACACTCGCGTCGGCCCAATGACCACCCTCGATGGCCAACTACTGTTGCGCGAGAACGACCACGGCCTGCTGCTGGCGGTGCGTCGGGGCGATGTCACGCTGTTCCCCGCCTCTGCTTCGCCACGTCGGGTGCTGCCTGGCGAAACCTTGCAGGTGTGGGCCAGCGGCAGCTTCCAGGCGGTGACCCTGCGCAGCGACCCGTGGGGCTGGACCGACGGCGTACTCAGCGTGCAACAGATGCCGTTGGGCGAGTTCATCGCCGAACTGGCCCGCTACCGCCCGGGCCTGCTGCGCTGCGCCCCCGAGGTGGCCGGGCTGGCGGTGTCCGGCACCTACCAGCTGAACGACACCGGGCAGATCCTGCAACTGCTCACCCGCAGCCTGCCGGTGCGGGTCGATTACCACACACGCTATTGGGTGAGCATCGACGCGGCCTGA
- a CDS encoding sigma-70 family RNA polymerase sigma factor translates to MQTNDMLKPAEVALLYQAHHSWLRGWLRSRVGCSEHAADLAQDTFVRLLRARQVSPLKEPRAYLSSIARGLMIDQFRRRALERAFQESLAHLPEADVPSEEDRLLILDTLARLDQALQQLKPRARQAFLLAQLDGLGIVRIAQRLNVSRATVERDLAKALGACYRLRYADA, encoded by the coding sequence ATGCAGACCAACGACATGCTCAAGCCGGCCGAGGTCGCTCTGCTCTATCAGGCCCACCACAGCTGGCTTCGCGGCTGGCTACGCAGCCGGGTCGGGTGCAGCGAGCATGCCGCCGACCTGGCCCAGGATACCTTCGTGCGGCTGTTGCGGGCGCGCCAGGTGTCGCCACTGAAGGAACCGCGCGCCTACCTCAGCAGCATCGCCCGGGGCCTGATGATCGACCAGTTCCGTCGTCGCGCGCTGGAGCGGGCCTTCCAGGAAAGCCTGGCCCACCTGCCGGAAGCCGACGTGCCCAGCGAAGAAGATCGCCTGCTCATACTCGATACCCTGGCACGCCTCGACCAAGCCTTGCAGCAATTGAAGCCGCGCGCCCGGCAGGCATTCCTGCTGGCCCAGCTGGACGGCTTGGGCATCGTGCGGATTGCCCAACGGCTGAACGTGTCGCGGGCCACGGTCGAGCGCGACCTGGCCAAGGCCCTGGGCGCCTGCTACCGGTTGCGCTATGCCGACGCCTGA
- a CDS encoding MFS transporter has product MNMRLLAGLLFAVSVVGFSLGASLPLVSLRLHQAGASTLEIGVLSAIPAAGMMLSAFLVDFCCRHFTRRTLYLLCFSLCTVSIALLESAFGSLWLLGLLRLGLGLGMGIAIILGESWVNELCPEHNRGKIMALYATSFTGFQVLGPAMLAVLGADSPWITAVVTACYGLALLCIVLTVPNDYVEHEEGDKSFGLAGFFRVAPALCVAVLFFSFFDAVVLSLLPVYASSHGFAMGVAALMVTVVFAGDMLFQLPLGWLADRVERTGLHLACGLVAMAIGIGLPWLLNMPWLLWPLLVLLGAVAGGIYTLALVLIGQRFKGQDLVTANASVGLLWGVGSLVGPLLSGAAMDVAPHGLPMALALMAGLFVCFARQSYRRAGRLRALAD; this is encoded by the coding sequence ATGAACATGCGTTTGCTGGCGGGCCTATTGTTCGCCGTCTCGGTGGTGGGTTTCAGCCTGGGGGCCAGCCTGCCGCTGGTGTCGTTGCGCCTGCATCAAGCGGGGGCGAGCACGCTGGAGATCGGCGTCCTCTCGGCCATTCCGGCTGCGGGCATGATGCTCTCGGCATTCCTGGTCGATTTCTGCTGCCGCCATTTCACCCGGCGCACCCTCTATCTGCTGTGCTTCAGCCTGTGCACGGTCAGCATCGCCCTGCTCGAATCGGCGTTCGGTTCCCTGTGGCTGCTGGGCTTGCTCCGCCTGGGCCTGGGGCTGGGCATGGGTATCGCCATCATTCTCGGGGAATCATGGGTCAACGAACTGTGCCCGGAACATAACCGCGGCAAGATCATGGCCCTGTACGCCACCAGTTTTACCGGCTTCCAGGTGCTCGGCCCGGCCATGCTGGCCGTGCTGGGGGCCGACAGCCCATGGATCACCGCCGTGGTCACGGCCTGCTATGGCCTGGCATTGCTGTGCATCGTGCTGACCGTGCCTAACGACTATGTCGAACACGAAGAGGGCGACAAGAGCTTCGGCCTGGCCGGCTTCTTCCGCGTGGCGCCGGCGTTGTGCGTGGCGGTGCTGTTCTTCTCGTTCTTCGATGCGGTGGTGCTGTCGTTGCTGCCGGTCTATGCCAGCAGCCATGGCTTCGCCATGGGCGTGGCGGCGCTGATGGTGACGGTGGTGTTCGCCGGCGACATGCTGTTCCAGCTACCGCTGGGCTGGTTGGCCGACCGGGTCGAGCGTACCGGGCTGCACCTGGCCTGCGGGCTGGTGGCGATGGCGATCGGTATCGGCTTGCCCTGGCTGCTGAACATGCCCTGGCTGCTCTGGCCGCTGCTGGTGCTGCTGGGGGCCGTGGCCGGAGGCATCTATACCTTGGCGCTGGTGCTGATCGGGCAGCGCTTCAAGGGCCAGGACCTGGTTACCGCCAACGCCAGCGTGGGCTTGCTGTGGGGTGTCGGCAGCCTGGTCGGGCCGCTGCTGAGCGGCGCGGCGATGGACGTGGCGCCGCATGGCCTGCCGATGGCGCTGGCCCTGATGGCCGGCTTGTTCGTGTGCTTTGCCCGGCAGTCTTACCGGCGCGCGGGGCGCTTGCGGGCATTGGCGGACTGA
- a CDS encoding purine-cytosine permease family protein — protein MSHSTAIETNGVEQIPDDQRDASPLDLFRLIFGGANTFATAVLGSFPVLFGLSFQAGVWAILLGVGVGALILAPMGLFGALNGTNNAVSSGAHFGVHGRIVGSFLSLLTAVAFFSLSVWSSGDALVGGAKRLAGLPETDLTLGLAYGLFAVLVLVVCIFGFRFMLWVNKVAVWASSLLFLLGIVAFAGPFDAGYAGSVNLGQAGFWAAFVGAAILAMSNPVSFGAFLGDWSRYIPRATPKARIMLAVIAAQGATLIPFLFGLCTATLVATQAPDYIAANNYVGGLLAVAPSWFFLPVCLIAVIGGMSTGTTALYGTGLDMSSVFPRLLSRAGATLLIGVLAIGFIFIGRFTFNLVQSVSTFAVLIITCTSPWMVIMILGLVTRRGFYHADDLQVFTRGQRGGHYWFLHGWNWRGMGAWIPSAAVGLCFVNLPGQFVGPLGDLAGGIDLSLPVTLGLAGVLYLALLNLFPEPAGVYGPQGPRWVRCKSAAHTPVTTAEMA, from the coding sequence ATGAGCCACTCGACCGCTATCGAGACCAACGGCGTCGAACAGATCCCTGACGATCAACGCGACGCCTCCCCGCTGGACCTGTTCCGCCTGATCTTCGGCGGTGCCAATACCTTTGCCACGGCGGTGCTGGGCAGCTTCCCGGTACTGTTCGGGCTGTCGTTCCAGGCCGGGGTATGGGCGATCCTGCTTGGCGTCGGCGTAGGCGCCCTGATCCTTGCACCGATGGGCCTGTTCGGTGCACTCAACGGCACCAACAACGCGGTGTCGTCGGGCGCGCATTTTGGCGTGCACGGGCGCATCGTCGGCTCGTTCCTGTCGCTGCTCACGGCGGTGGCGTTCTTCTCGCTGTCGGTATGGAGTTCGGGCGACGCCCTGGTGGGCGGTGCCAAGCGCCTGGCTGGCCTGCCGGAAACCGACCTGACCCTAGGCCTGGCCTATGGCCTGTTCGCGGTCCTGGTGCTGGTGGTGTGCATCTTCGGCTTCCGCTTCATGCTGTGGGTCAACAAGGTGGCCGTGTGGGCTTCGAGCCTGCTGTTCCTGCTCGGCATCGTCGCCTTCGCCGGGCCGTTCGATGCCGGTTATGCCGGCAGCGTCAACCTCGGCCAGGCGGGCTTCTGGGCGGCATTCGTCGGCGCGGCGATCCTGGCCATGAGCAACCCGGTGTCGTTCGGCGCGTTCCTCGGCGACTGGTCGCGCTACATCCCGCGAGCAACGCCCAAGGCGCGCATCATGCTGGCGGTGATCGCGGCCCAGGGCGCGACGCTGATCCCGTTCCTGTTCGGCCTGTGCACGGCCACGCTGGTAGCGACCCAGGCCCCCGACTACATCGCCGCCAACAACTACGTCGGTGGCCTGCTGGCAGTGGCGCCCAGCTGGTTCTTCCTGCCGGTGTGCCTGATCGCCGTGATCGGCGGCATGTCCACCGGCACCACCGCGCTGTATGGCACCGGCCTGGACATGTCCAGCGTGTTCCCGCGCCTGCTCAGCCGCGCCGGTGCCACCCTGCTGATCGGGGTGCTGGCGATCGGCTTCATCTTCATCGGCCGCTTCACCTTCAACCTGGTGCAGAGCGTGTCGACCTTTGCCGTGCTGATCATCACCTGCACCAGCCCGTGGATGGTGATCATGATCCTTGGCCTGGTCACCCGCCGCGGCTTCTACCATGCCGATGACCTGCAGGTGTTCACCCGTGGCCAGCGCGGCGGCCACTACTGGTTCCTGCATGGCTGGAACTGGCGCGGCATGGGGGCGTGGATCCCCAGCGCGGCAGTCGGCCTGTGCTTCGTCAACCTGCCAGGGCAGTTCGTCGGCCCGCTGGGTGACCTGGCTGGCGGCATCGACCTGAGCCTGCCGGTCACCCTGGGCTTGGCCGGTGTGCTGTACCTGGCACTGCTCAACCTGTTCCCCGAACCTGCTGGCGTGTATGGCCCCCAGGGCCCGCGTTGGGTGCGTTGCAAAAGCGCCGCGCATACGCCGGTAACCACTGCCGAAATGGCCTGA
- a CDS encoding DNA-3-methyladenine glycosylase family protein: MILADLSPDTYREATEYLAALDPDWARHIAATGPCLHQATPGREPYEVLVRAIAYQQLHARAAEAILGRLLALFPDNAFPGPEQLLAVAPETMRACGFSASKMATLQGIARGRLEGLVPTREEALGMADEALIERLVALRGVGRWTVEMLLIYSLARADVLPVDDFGVREGYRRLKGLDKAPTPAQMRSLGGGWRPYRTVAAWYLWRA, from the coding sequence ATGATCCTCGCCGACCTTTCGCCTGACACCTACCGGGAGGCCACCGAATACCTGGCGGCGCTCGACCCGGACTGGGCGCGGCACATCGCCGCGACCGGGCCCTGCCTGCATCAGGCCACGCCGGGGCGTGAACCCTATGAAGTGCTGGTGCGGGCGATTGCCTACCAGCAGCTGCATGCGCGTGCCGCCGAAGCCATTCTCGGGCGGTTGCTGGCACTGTTCCCGGACAACGCGTTCCCAGGGCCGGAGCAGTTGTTGGCGGTTGCCCCGGAAACGATGCGCGCCTGTGGCTTTTCGGCGAGCAAGATGGCCACGCTTCAAGGCATCGCCCGGGGCCGGCTGGAGGGCTTGGTGCCGACTCGGGAAGAGGCCCTGGGCATGGCCGACGAGGCGTTGATCGAGCGGCTGGTGGCGCTGCGCGGGGTGGGGCGGTGGACCGTGGAAATGTTGCTGATCTACAGCCTGGCGCGTGCGGATGTGCTGCCGGTGGACGATTTCGGCGTGCGTGAGGGATACCGGCGGCTGAAGGGGCTGGACAAGGCGCCGACACCGGCGCAGATGCGCTCGTTGGGGGGCGGCTGGCGGCCGTACCGTACCGTGGCGGCCTGGTACCTGTGGCGGGCCTGA
- a CDS encoding YybH family protein, with amino-acid sequence MDQTLQVRQAAAELVAAFASNDTARYFACFSEDATFLFHTLPQPLLSRRAYEELWAQWQADGFAVLACESGNAQVSLQGDVAIFMHDVATHIRNAGEEHQLSERETIVFRRHGAQWLACHEHLSVVSSG; translated from the coding sequence GTGGACCAGACACTCCAGGTACGCCAAGCCGCCGCCGAGCTCGTTGCCGCGTTCGCCAGCAACGACACCGCCCGTTATTTCGCCTGCTTCAGCGAAGACGCCACCTTCCTGTTCCACACCTTGCCACAGCCCCTGCTGTCACGCCGTGCCTACGAAGAACTGTGGGCGCAGTGGCAGGCCGACGGCTTTGCCGTGCTCGCCTGCGAATCCGGCAATGCCCAGGTCAGCCTGCAAGGCGATGTGGCGATCTTCATGCATGACGTGGCCACGCACATCCGCAATGCCGGTGAAGAGCACCAGCTAAGCGAACGCGAGACCATCGTGTTCCGCCGCCACGGCGCCCAATGGTTGGCGTGCCACGAGCACCTGTCGGTCGTGTCCTCGGGCTGA
- the ada gene encoding bifunctional DNA-binding transcriptional regulator/O6-methylguanine-DNA methyltransferase Ada: MNLYTTPEQRWQAVESRDRAASGHFVYAVRTTGIYCQPGCKSRLAKRSNVVFYDTPAAAEAAGYRACKRCTASTSPTRHSQLVTRACRLIEACDPAPSLDQLSAELAISPFHLHRLFKAETGLTPKAYATAFRARRLRAHLVDGQRSVTDAIYDAGYNSNSRFYESAEQRLGMRPRQYRAGGAGATIHFALGQCSLGAILVAQSEKGICAILLGDDPEALLQELQDQFPKARLIGGDSAYEQLVAEVVGFVEAPSLGLALPLDVQGTAFQERVWQALREVPAGSRVSYTEIAERIGAPKAVRAVAMACAANHIAVAIPCHRVVRRDGDLSGYRWGVARKAQLLKRETALS; encoded by the coding sequence ATGAACCTTTACACCACCCCCGAGCAACGCTGGCAAGCCGTGGAATCCCGTGACCGCGCCGCCAGCGGCCACTTCGTCTACGCCGTACGCACCACCGGCATCTATTGCCAGCCCGGCTGCAAGTCACGCCTGGCCAAGCGCAGCAATGTCGTGTTCTACGATACCCCGGCCGCCGCCGAAGCGGCCGGTTACCGCGCCTGCAAACGTTGCACCGCGTCCACCAGCCCCACTCGCCATAGCCAGCTGGTCACCCGCGCCTGCCGCCTGATCGAAGCCTGCGACCCCGCGCCCAGCCTGGACCAGCTCAGCGCCGAGCTGGCGATCAGCCCGTTCCACCTGCACCGGCTGTTCAAGGCCGAAACCGGCCTTACCCCCAAGGCCTACGCCACGGCCTTCCGCGCCCGGCGCCTGCGTGCGCACCTGGTGGATGGCCAGCGTTCGGTCACCGATGCCATCTACGACGCTGGCTACAACTCCAACAGCCGGTTCTACGAAAGCGCCGAGCAGCGCCTGGGCATGCGCCCGCGGCAATACCGCGCCGGTGGTGCCGGGGCGACCATTCACTTCGCCCTTGGCCAATGTTCCCTGGGCGCGATCCTGGTGGCGCAGAGCGAGAAGGGCATCTGCGCGATCCTGCTGGGCGACGACCCCGAGGCCTTGTTGCAGGAGCTGCAGGACCAGTTCCCCAAGGCCCGGCTGATCGGTGGCGATAGCGCCTACGAACAGCTGGTTGCCGAAGTGGTGGGCTTCGTCGAAGCGCCATCATTGGGCCTGGCCCTGCCACTGGATGTGCAGGGCACCGCCTTCCAGGAGCGGGTATGGCAGGCCCTGCGCGAGGTACCGGCCGGCAGCCGGGTCAGCTACACCGAGATCGCCGAGCGCATCGGTGCGCCCAAGGCGGTTCGCGCGGTGGCGATGGCCTGCGCGGCCAACCACATTGCCGTGGCGATCCCTTGTCATCGGGTGGTGCGCCGCGACGGCGACCTCAGCGGCTACCGCTGGGGCGTGGCGCGCAAAGCGCAACTGCTCAAGCGAGAAACGGCACTCTCCTGA
- a CDS encoding DUF3772 domain-containing protein produces MRRVSLARYCPGLMVLMAFMLVLANPAWSAPATPLSNLAVAEAPVLDENASIEQLSERLDQIRQGVTSEANDDLLAQLRLGAVQVQRQADALSALRTADVEKLDDKLKVIGPRQPDEAATLTQQRKELEAEKKALVAQQDQAIKLTQSARDLSTQIVNLRRSQFNSQITSRAASPLSPAFWQSIIRPTQDDVARLRDLRGEAADAIGSAFSVEHRWLFITSLVAAILVWTLVRRVFERLLASAMVRWLPEGRLRRSSLALSVSLATLGTIAGSVSLLRWGLESSAELGSDIASLANHVLALVVFSAFITGLGRAMLMLQRPSWRLPPIHDEVASALGWFPKVLALALMVMMTMERINSVIGASLALTVAVNGLTALVVAFTFAGALLCYRRTLRKHDLERPTGLAGLIPFVMVIWLTLILLALLAGYLTLAYFLTGKLLWVSLVITCAYLLTTFFGDLCETLLSPRQPGGLALASTLGLAPRHQAQASTILAGIGRTVVLFLALLLALMPSGTSPSELLLSLADWDGTGGKLLGNLNIVPQDILLALAIFFGGLFAIRVVKRWLSERLLPETDMDAGMRASLVTLVGYLGFIFLAMLVMSTLRINLTSLTWVVSALSVGIGFGLQQIVQNFISGLILLTERPVKVGDWVSLAGVEGDIRRINVRATEIQMSDRSTVIVPNSQFISQNVRNVTMGNALGVVGITLTLPLETDANRVRELLLAAYQEHEAILDAPATSVSFKDLTSSGMVIGVSGYVAGPRQVSGTRSDLLFTILGRLRAEGIALSSPQSMVLLQESARSADETV; encoded by the coding sequence ATGAGGCGTGTCAGCCTTGCCCGTTACTGCCCAGGCCTGATGGTCCTGATGGCCTTCATGCTGGTTCTTGCCAACCCTGCCTGGTCGGCCCCGGCCACGCCGTTATCCAACCTGGCGGTCGCCGAAGCGCCCGTGCTGGATGAAAACGCCAGCATCGAGCAACTGAGCGAGCGCCTGGACCAGATCCGCCAGGGCGTTACCAGCGAGGCCAACGACGACCTGCTGGCGCAACTGCGCCTCGGCGCCGTGCAGGTGCAACGCCAGGCCGATGCGTTGAGTGCCCTGCGCACTGCCGACGTGGAAAAGCTCGACGACAAGCTCAAGGTCATCGGCCCGCGCCAGCCGGACGAGGCTGCCACCCTGACCCAGCAGCGCAAGGAACTGGAAGCTGAGAAAAAGGCGCTGGTGGCGCAGCAGGACCAGGCCATCAAGCTGACCCAGTCGGCCCGCGACCTGTCCACGCAGATCGTCAACCTGCGCCGCAGCCAGTTCAACTCGCAGATCACCAGCCGCGCCGCCTCGCCGCTCAGCCCGGCGTTCTGGCAGAGCATCATTCGCCCGACCCAGGACGATGTGGCGCGCTTGCGCGACCTGCGTGGCGAGGCAGCCGATGCCATCGGCAGTGCCTTCAGCGTCGAGCACCGCTGGTTGTTCATTACCAGCCTGGTGGCGGCCATCCTGGTCTGGACCCTGGTCCGCCGTGTGTTCGAGCGCCTGCTGGCCAGCGCCATGGTCCGCTGGCTGCCGGAAGGCCGGCTGCGCCGCAGTTCGTTGGCGCTGAGTGTGAGCCTGGCAACCCTGGGGACCATCGCCGGCTCGGTTTCGCTGCTGCGTTGGGGGCTGGAGAGCAGCGCCGAACTGGGCTCCGATATCGCCAGCCTGGCCAACCATGTGCTCGCCCTGGTGGTGTTCAGCGCCTTCATCACCGGCCTGGGCCGCGCCATGCTGATGCTCCAGCGGCCGTCCTGGCGCCTGCCGCCGATCCATGACGAAGTGGCCAGCGCGCTGGGCTGGTTCCCCAAGGTCCTGGCGCTGGCGCTGATGGTCATGATGACCATGGAACGCATCAACAGTGTGATTGGTGCCAGCCTGGCGTTGACCGTGGCGGTCAACGGTCTGACCGCGCTGGTGGTGGCGTTTACCTTCGCCGGTGCGCTGCTGTGCTACCGCCGTACCCTGCGCAAGCATGACCTGGAGCGCCCCACGGGCCTGGCCGGGTTGATTCCGTTCGTGATGGTGATCTGGCTGACGCTGATCCTGCTGGCGCTGCTTGCCGGCTACCTGACGCTCGCCTACTTCCTCACTGGCAAGTTGCTGTGGGTCAGCCTGGTCATCACCTGTGCCTACCTGCTGACCACGTTCTTTGGCGACCTGTGCGAAACCCTGTTGTCGCCGCGTCAGCCCGGTGGCCTGGCGCTGGCCTCGACCCTGGGCCTGGCGCCTCGTCACCAGGCCCAGGCCAGCACCATCCTTGCCGGTATCGGCCGTACCGTGGTGCTGTTCCTGGCGCTGTTGCTGGCGCTGATGCCGTCGGGCACCAGCCCCAGCGAGCTGCTGCTGAGCCTGGCTGACTGGGACGGCACCGGCGGCAAGTTGCTCGGCAACCTGAACATCGTGCCCCAGGACATCCTGCTGGCGCTGGCGATTTTCTTCGGCGGGCTGTTCGCCATCCGCGTGGTCAAGCGCTGGCTGAGTGAGCGCCTGCTGCCGGAAACCGACATGGACGCTGGCATGCGCGCCTCGTTGGTCACCCTGGTGGGTTACCTGGGCTTCATCTTCCTGGCCATGCTGGTGATGTCGACCTTGCGCATCAACCTCACCAGCCTGACCTGGGTGGTCAGTGCCCTGTCGGTGGGTATTGGTTTCGGCCTGCAGCAGATCGTGCAGAACTTCATCTCCGGCCTGATCCTGCTGACCGAGCGCCCGGTGAAGGTGGGTGACTGGGTCAGCCTGGCCGGTGTCGAAGGTGACATTCGCCGCATCAACGTGCGTGCTACCGAGATCCAGATGTCCGACCGTTCGACGGTGATCGTGCCCAACTCGCAGTTCATTTCCCAGAACGTGCGCAACGTGACCATGGGCAATGCGCTGGGCGTGGTCGGCATCACCCTGACCTTGCCGCTGGAGACCGATGCCAACCGCGTGCGTGAGCTGCTGTTGGCGGCGTACCAGGAGCATGAGGCGATTCTGGATGCGCCGGCCACTTCCGTGTCGTTCAAGGACCTGACCAGCAGTGGCATGGTGATTGGCGTGAGTGGTTACGTGGCGGGGCCGCGGCAGGTGTCGGGTACTCGCAGCGATCTGCTGTTCACCATCCTTGGGCGCTTGCGTGCCGAAGGTATTGCCTTGTCTTCGCCGCAGAGCATGGTACTGCTGCAAGAAAGCGCGCGGTCGGCTGACGAGACGGTGTGA
- a CDS encoding aldehyde dehydrogenase family protein has translation MTTSHYIAGRWVEGQGSDCISVNDPALGQPFAELMAASAAQVDQAVAAARGALPAWKATSAGERAGYLRGFAEQLGQRREALISVQMRNNGKPRHEAEIDLDDAIATFNYYAELAAQLPSKNREVPLAAPGFTARTRLEPVGVVGLIVPWNFPLVTSAWKLAPALAAGCTVVLKPSEVTPLVEQAYGQIADALGLPAGVLNIVNGKAETGAALSNHTGLDKLSFTGSNSVGSQVMRSASAQCRPVTLELGGKSAIVVFDDCDVDQAVAWIVAGITWNAGQMCSATSRLLVQDGIADALLPRLQAALDNLRVGNPLTEEVDMGPLTSQAQWLKVASYFATAREEGLQCLAGGRALDRDGWFVSPTLYADVPKDSRLWTEEIFGPVLCARRFATEEQAIAEANDSRFGLVATVCSTDLARAERVADALEVGHVWINSVQAVFVETSWGGTKGSGIGRELGPWGLSAYQSVKHVTRCLG, from the coding sequence ATGACCACTTCCCATTACATCGCCGGCCGCTGGGTCGAAGGCCAGGGTAGCGATTGCATCAGCGTCAACGACCCTGCGCTGGGGCAACCGTTCGCCGAACTGATGGCAGCCAGCGCCGCCCAGGTCGACCAGGCCGTGGCCGCCGCCCGTGGTGCCCTGCCCGCCTGGAAAGCCACCAGCGCCGGCGAGCGCGCAGGCTACCTGCGCGGCTTTGCCGAGCAACTGGGCCAGCGCCGCGAAGCGCTGATCAGCGTGCAGATGCGCAACAACGGCAAGCCGCGCCACGAGGCGGAAATCGACCTGGATGATGCCATTGCCACGTTCAACTACTACGCCGAGCTGGCCGCGCAACTTCCGTCGAAAAACCGTGAGGTCCCCCTGGCCGCCCCGGGTTTCACGGCACGCACCCGCCTGGAGCCGGTGGGTGTAGTCGGCCTGATCGTGCCGTGGAACTTCCCGCTGGTGACCAGCGCCTGGAAGCTCGCCCCGGCTTTGGCAGCGGGCTGCACGGTGGTGCTCAAGCCCTCGGAAGTCACCCCGCTGGTCGAACAGGCCTACGGCCAGATCGCCGATGCCCTGGGCCTGCCCGCCGGGGTGCTGAATATCGTCAACGGCAAGGCCGAGACCGGCGCCGCACTGAGCAACCACACTGGCCTGGACAAGCTGTCCTTCACCGGCAGCAACAGCGTCGGTAGCCAGGTGATGCGCAGCGCGTCGGCGCAATGTCGGCCAGTGACGCTGGAGCTGGGCGGCAAGTCGGCGATCGTGGTGTTCGATGATTGCGATGTCGACCAGGCGGTGGCATGGATTGTCGCCGGCATCACCTGGAACGCCGGGCAGATGTGTTCGGCCACGTCGCGGTTGCTGGTGCAGGACGGCATTGCCGATGCGCTGCTGCCACGCTTGCAGGCGGCCCTGGACAACCTGCGGGTGGGCAACCCGCTGACCGAAGAGGTCGACATGGGGCCGCTGACCAGCCAGGCGCAGTGGCTGAAGGTGGCCAGCTACTTTGCCACGGCGCGGGAAGAAGGTCTGCAGTGCCTGGCCGGTGGCAGGGCGCTGGACCGGGACGGCTGGTTCGTCAGCCCGACGTTGTATGCCGATGTGCCGAAGGACAGCCGCTTGTGGACCGAGGAGATTTTCGGCCCGGTGCTCTGCGCGCGTCGCTTCGCTACCGAGGAACAGGCGATTGCCGAAGCCAACGACAGCCGTTTCGGGCTGGTGGCGACGGTGTGCTCTACCGACCTGGCGCGTGCCGAGCGGGTGGCCGATGCACTTGAGGTTGGCCATGTGTGGATCAACTCGGTGCAGGCGGTGTTCGTCGAGACTTCGTGGGGCGGCACCAAGGGCAGCGGGATCGGGCGCGAGTTGGGGCCATGGGGGTTGTCGGCGTATCAGTCGGTCAAACATGTGACGCGGTGTTTGGGCTAG